One Siniperca chuatsi isolate FFG_IHB_CAS linkage group LG1, ASM2008510v1, whole genome shotgun sequence genomic window, CAAGGAAATACTCCATGGTCACAAGAATATTGAAAAGGCTCTATGGCCCTAAGCTTCACTAGGTGCAACATTTCGGGCAATGACTGTTTAAGCATAATATTTGCATTAGAATTGACATCAACATTGCGCCTTATAATGTTGATGATGCATAAATTTTGTGATGCTGCACCAGACAGGCATTTTTAAGCATCAGGCTGCTGCATAGAAAAAATGAAGAACGAAATaagatttaagattttacaaaaatgatttttctcttcttttaaaataaagtcattTGTGCTCATAAGGATAAATCTGCAGTTTTCAGTGTCAGCACTAAGCCTCAAAATTATAGTAAATAAACCCCACTGGTGGTActgcaacaaaatgaaaaatattaatatcagCTGAAATGACTCTGTAAATTATTAGTTTTCAAATACtggcaatatatatatataaatattgtggATTCCTATAATAATAGGTTGTTCTTTTAAAGACGTTGGAAGTGATGCTTTGGCTCTGATCATATCACTATAGGACAACCCAAAATAAAGACATAACTGAGCACTGCTCCTCTCTTATGGCCCACAGATTTTGTTCATTTACAACCTCAAACTAACCTGGACCTccctctgtatgtctgtctgtaagATAAACTGATAGAGTTACATTCCCTGATCACTTGTCACCGACCTGCCTGCAACCTGCATAACTAGTTTGAACAGAGAGGAATTTAGGAGACTTTCCTGCAAATCTGCCTACCTAGACGCTCGCCTTACAGAGGTACCAATAAATACCCCGTGTCTAGGTATCGACATACGTAACATCTAATGAAATCACAACTTAGCTAGCTAACCTAACTCCCATCACAGGTTGTTTAGAGGAGAGCTCAGCAGAGAAGCATCCCCTTCAAAGATAGATTTTATATTTCTGAATCAAAGAAGACAGactaaacaaacattaacaggCGAAATTATACATAGTCCAAAAACGTATGTGAAACCTAAAAGCCATCTATAGAAACATTACCATAACAATATCAAACTTGCACTCATGCTTAGATAAGCAGTTTCGCTCGCGTACTTCACTCACCATGAACAAAAAACATCAACTTCCGAGCGTCTGTAGGACCTGAAGTTGTCATCTACCACTTCTGGACGGTTTCCCAGACACTCTGTAGAGGTTTATTATCCAAAAACAGCAATATTTGATggggaaatgtttaaaaagtttaGCAGCGTTGCCACTCAGAGACCTGTTGCTGACAGCTCCGAGTGTCAAACCAACAACATGGCTGACGATGAGTGAGCGGTGTGGCTGCCGGGGCgctgttaaagggacagttcacccaaaatcaaaaatacagatttcTCCTCTTACCCGtggtgctgtttatccatctagattctTTCGGTTTGAGTtacagagttttggagatatcggccgtagagatgccTGCAtcttttgaatataatgggactatatggcactcggcttgtggtgctcaaagcgccaaaaaaatacatttgaaaaactcaacagcaacgtctctttccagacatcatgacccggttactcaggataatccacagatttgttgtgagcagtttcatgtaggaactgaCTTCTTtttaccgatagttcctacatgaaactgctcacaacaaggatatctccaaaacaatctagatggataaacagcaccacaggtaagaggacacttttgattttggggtgaactgtccctttaacgtCCGTCCGTCCACTGAGTAGGAGGAGAAATACACGGAGGAATAAAAGATgaacagatggagaaggagaacaATTGATGGGAGCGATAAGGGAAAAGGCAACTCAAGAActacagtcattttttaaaatgtgaagtcCTATATTGACTTAAGTTACCTACAGAGTGCTCTAACGGTGTCATATGTCGATTTAAAGACAGATATTCCTCAACTCACCCAattttgtctgacattttaccACAGATAATATTTCGAGCCAACAGCCATACATTATTAATTTCTCCTGAATATTATGCCTACTTAGTAGAACAGGTGGTCTAACTGGTAAATAGTACGGCCTACATTACAGTTTAATACcatatgtgaaaatgttttaactgttaATGCCGTTTAAAAATCTGAAGAATGTAAAATGACGAGAAAGTTGTGCCCattttttctttacagtttGGTTAGCCACTACATGCTCACTACACATCCCATGGTGCATTGCGGCTGCTTTACGTTACATTTGGCGACTTTGACGTGACGTACCACGGTTTCCTTCTAGTGTTCAGCCCAGTTACTACCTCCATGCCAGTGGAGCAAACATGTTCAATAAAAAGCCCCGGAGGAACTTTAGGCGGAGAAAAGATAATTCCAGTGACGAGGAGGACGAGCAGAAGAACAGcggagatggagaggaagatgagaaaGCTCCAGCTGTGGTAAATAAGCCGTCCAAACTGGCCCAGGGCCGCGGTATCTCTTGCAACTCTAAGCGGGAAGCGACGCCTCCCAAGCCGGACAGCAGTGACGGAGAGGACGGGGAGACGCTGGAAGTGACTGAAAAAatagaagagaggaagaaagacaaagattggattaagaagaaaacaaactccATCCTCAGTTTCTCTGACGACAAAGAAGGTAACTAAGTGTAAATATGGCGTTTGGAGGTCGGTCACAGACAGACGTTTTTATTGAACGACAGCTGGTAACGAGCGTCAGAGCAACGTAACGTTAAGAGGCAAAGgaaatatgaaattaatttgCCCGAAATTGCCAGCAGGAATGGTGATTTGTAGTATATCAATAAGTGTCAACTGCTCAGCAGGGCCCCAAAAGTCCCAGGTTTACTGCATGTCAGttggtttttttaaaatgggatttataataaatgtgttagggaatatgcaccactaaagtacACTATCAACTTAGATGGGTGCTGCTAAGCATAATAGTGGCTCTGTCTTTTAGGGAGGCCCTTTGTCAAAATTAATTTATGTTGTGCTCACATGGTCAATATTCCTacataaagttgtgtttttggagtCAACAGGCTTAATAAAGACTGCACAGAGGGTGGTAGTTGTGGGTGGGGCTCAACAGCAAGTGTTTGCTCATGGACCTctggttttctttttactgtctTAGCTGAGGAACCAACATTTAAACTGAAGAAGTCCTCTGATAAAGCTGTGCTGTTCCAAGTTAGGAGGAAAGAGGCTTCACCTGCCAAGACCACCCCCAGTACAAGTAGGTACCTGACTGGATCATATTAGAAACACTCATGACCCTAGCAGGTCACTATGATAGATGTTGCATTACGTACACTAAACACATGTCAGGTGCCAGCTTATTAAGTACACCGAGCTAACACAAATGCAGTCTAAAAcagcagccctgcaataaatcataTCTTCATGGAGGATATAATGTtcaatttttgttgaaactgttttggaCTCGTGTTGATTCAATTTTGACTTCAtcttggaggctgtagtttgtggtgctgttgaattgttaTGTGTTATACTGAGAGatgtttctgacattttgtccaCCCCGTTTATAAAAATGAGGTCAGACCAAATATTAGAACGCCAATCAGTGTAACcgataaactggcaactgattGTACATCCTGATAAAATACAAGTGGTTGTAGGATATTTTGACAAATACTTATTTATCGATTAATAGGAAAGGGTGGTTAAAGCATTAGCATGTCAGCAGAGACACAGGTACCTATACAAAACTCCTACCTGTTGAAAATGTGTCAGGCTACTTAACACATCTTAGTTATTGAAATAATATTCAAGATTTGTATCTTATTTCAGTAATTATTGAAATAACAATGTGATAATGTTGGCCAACGGCATCATACTTCTATTTTTTGTATCGGCatgtctccctctcctctctccctgccCCAGCTGATGGAGGTGTCCCACCATCTGGTTCTCCCCGGCAAGATTATGACAGTCAGGCTTCACCACGTGCTCTGCACCATaatgacgacgatgatgatgatggcgatgatgatgacagtgacagtgatgaaGGTGATGCCAGGTCTCCCTCAGCTAGCTCAGCCTCAGACTCCAGCCACTCTGCTACTAAACCaggtatgtgtttttgtgggtatatgctgtttgtgtatgtcaGAGAGAAAAGCTCTCAGAGACCGAGTGAATGTATGCTTTTTAAATCCACTGAtagttgttggtgtgtgtgcatgctaaaggttttacagaataaaataaaaaattaaataataaaaatatatatatatatactccaCAGAAGTGCTATTTGGACAGTCTCAAAGAGGTGAAAAGCTCAATTCAGATGTTCGGACAGAGGGGATCTGCATTAGTAGTTCTATTAAACACACGCAGGAAATGTTGCTACCTGTAATTGCAATTCTATTTTCTGTAGCCTGTTTATTGATCTCTTCTAGCAATTTCTACTGTACATCCATTTTATAATaccccccctccacccctccttGCTTCTGTTATTACTTATAATAAGTGGTGTGTAGTatcctgcttgtgtgtgtgtgtgtgtgtgtgtgtgtgtgtggaagaacAGCTggatctgtgtttgtctgccaCGCATGTTCCTTGTGTATACCTGCATTTATAAGTCTGTCGATTTGTCTTTACAGTAGTTATCCCTAATGCTGAAGAGATCAAGGCAGCCAGGAGGCAGCGTCGCACCACTCGAGCCCAGAAAGAGTTCATTTCCCTGGGCAGAGATGGCCAGAGCTCCGCTGGTAGCACCCCGGATCACTACAGCAGGGATGACGAAGTTGACagagctgatgatgatgatgatgagccAGATGATCATGAGAGAAGAATCGAGTTTGCCCCACGATTGAAGAGCATCAGGGAGAGGATTGCCGAGAAACTTGGTATGAGAGGGAGTGAGAAAGGGGAGATGGGGTGAAGAGGTTTTGCACCAAATTTGTGGGATGTGAAGTGTActattttgtatgtttgtgtgtaatctAGGAGAAAGTGATGGCAGTCTCTCAGGGACTGATGGAGAGGAGCAGGAACTTTGGGAGGAGACACAAATTGGGAAGGGAGTCAAGAGACAGCCAGGAGAACAGGTAGAAAGAGATTGAGACAGCCTTCTTACTCTTTTTCCCATATTTTCTTAAATGATTTTTCTTGTGCTCTCTTTCTAGTGTGAGGTTTTtggtgtctctctctttctgttttgatCTTTTGTTCCATTTAGTGTAAAATTTGGTGCTCTCGAACGGCAAAATAGCCTCCTTTTCTGAAGACTCAAGCCTTCCATCAGTGTAACTACTCCCCCCTGTACTGCAGCTTTGACATCCTTTATCCTCCTATTTTCTTCTCCTCAGAGCCCATCTGGCAGTGAAACCAGCAGCTACAGCTGCTGCAGTAATAGCAGCCGGCGAAGACAAAAGAAGAGATCAACAGGGGTCAGAATCCCAAAGACTCTTCCTCCCGTCAGTGTCTCAATGGTCAAGAAGAGGATCACTGGAACGTAAGTTTTTCTAGCTTTATTTGCCTTAATGTTGCACCACATCATCAATTTGACATAATGGCGATATCGTTCATGAATCAAATATTGGTCTGATATGCCTTAATATTGTAATAACAATATTTCCTAATACATTTTTCTGgtgtcctttaaaaaaaaaaaaattattattattcctcatTGCCAAGCAGTACACACGTTGTAATCAAACATACACAACACCTGTGTATTCCTCACTTCACACCtctttctgatttattttctctctctagaCTAGACTCCCTGAAGGAGGTGCACAGAGCACGGCAGGCAGAGCTGAGGAGGATGGAGGGCGATCTTGAGAGCGCTAAAGCCTCCATGGAGACTCTGGAGGAAAGTTCCTCAGACAGCCAGTTGAAGTTTTACAGGGCTATGATCCTGTATGTCCACAACCTGGTGGAGTGTCTACGGGAGAAGGTCAGAACTTAGTAAATCTGTTCAGTTAATCTCCACTGTTAACTATCATATAAAAGCAAATATGTCAAATCATTAATAAAgctaatatataatattgtacCTTTCCAAGATGATGACGGTATATCAAATAGCAGAGTGTCTGTGAGAGAAGGTTTCAGGGCCCAACAGTAAGTTTTAGTGTTTAGATCTGGTTGGCAGGTGTCAGGTTTTGGTGGTCAAATTTGATGAAATGGTTGTCTAATCATTTTAACTGGTGTGATCGTGGGATATATTTATATGTGATGATAAAgtgattttttacattttacataatgtctttttgtttgacCTCTCCTTTTAAAGCTCTCTGGCATAATCAGAGAGCTTGTATGGAACAGTTTTGACTCAACTTTTcggcaaaaatataaaaacaactggAAGCTGCAGAAATACCTAAGCTACATGATGATAATTTGCTGACTGAGGATAATTTGTTGACTGTAACAGGTTGTTGACATCAACTCACTGGAACTGGAGTTGCACGCTCTGCTGTCTGACCAGATGGAGGCGCTGTTtgcacagagacaacagagaacCAAGGAGCAGGCTGACCGcctgcagcagctcagctgTGAGTAACAtctgtgtgtccatgtgtctgtatgtgtgttggtgATAAAACTGTATCTGTACAATATGACTCAACTGAGGGAATATTTACATTGACTGTATTTTTTCATCCCACTTTTTTAGATGAGCAGAGTGGAAGTTCAGCCAATGGAGCAGAAACTCAAGGGTGAGTATactaaaaataagataaaattttctattttcttctttggtttattactttttttcatatattaaatatattttatacatgGACAACTAAGCTGCTGTAATAGTAAATTAGAAATGCTTACAAAATGAATTTAATAAAATCCAGAGCAaaatttatattataaaaaGAGGTAAGAACAACATTCTTACACAGATATCTGTGTAATATTTGACTGACATGTTGCAGCGAGGCAGACTCTGGTGTTAAAGCTGAGGAAGATTTTGATATACCTGAAGACACACATCTttcagcagaagaagaggagcagcTGCAGAAGAAGACTGGTAAGGTGGAATTAAATCTATTCAGCTCTCCATCTGTTCAACTAAAAGCTTCAACCTATAGGGTTTTATTTTAACAGTACAGCTTTAACACTATAAAGTGTGATACAGTCAAATTCTGCCAGGCTGCAATAGTCTGTACTCTACTTACTGcaactttctcttttctctcttaattttcttctttcactttttatgttaaaaattgCTAAATTGaagaaaacagggggaaaaaaatctgactgTATAATGTCCAGGCTAATAAGTGATCCCTTTGTTGCTTTTGTCTGACTCTCTTTACTTCCCTCTCCAGCTGACATAATGTTGAGGTCCCAGGCAGTTTTCTCTGACGTCCAGGATGAGTTCTGCAACGTTAAGAAAATTCTGTCCCGCTTTGAAGAATGGAGAGGCTCTTACTCTGACTCTTACCACCGTGCCTACATCTCTCTATGTCTGCCCAAGTTGTTGAGCCCCATCATAAGACTTCAACTACTGCCGTGGAACCCATTAAAGGTATATGTGGACACAAACAGAGACTAGCTCATACATGCATACATCACACAACATGTGACATTATGTGTCCgatgtaatttgtgtgtgtttcaggatgATAGCGGGGATTTTGAAAACCTCCCATGGTTCACAGCAGTGGAGACCTTTTGTCATGGTCATGGCCATGAGGAGCTggagcacacagacagacagacactgtcTAATGTCATAGAAAAGACTGTCCTACCCAAAATAACAGgtagcgcgcacacacactctcttgtGACTTTTCCtactctcattcacacacttgTACCTATCCACCACTCATAAAATGAGTTTGATATGTTAAAAtgcaagagagagagcacaTAGTGACCGGTAAAGGCTGTTTGATGGTGCCTTGGAGCTGTATTTTTATAAACTGAAAATTTACTGTTAAATGTACTATTAATCCAGGCTGTACATGACTTCCTGgagaaatttatttttttttttttcagacttgcTGTATCCTTCACCTCATCAATCTGTTTTAGACCACAGATGTGTCAAACTACAGAAACATCACATTCTCCCTGTCGTCTttgctctgtctttgttcagccTATGTGGAGCTGGTGTGGGATCCCATGTCCCtccatcagtctgtctgtctgtctgacgtTTGTCACAGACTCAAGGAGGACTATTCCATCTTTGAAGGAGAACAGACTAAACCGGTCAAGGTAAAGCCCACACTTACACATTCTGAGTGTAtgtatctctctatatatatatatatatatatatatatatatatatatatatatatatatatatatatatatatatatatatatatatatatatatatatatatatatatgtatgtatatatatatgtatgtatatatatatatgtatatatatatgtatgtatatatatatatatatatatatatatatatatatatatatatatatatatatatatatatatatatatatatatatatatatatatatatatatatatatatatatatatatatatgtgtatatatatatatgtgtgtatatatatatatatgtatatatatatatatatgtatgtatatatatatatatatgtatatatatatatatatatatatatatatatatatatatatatatatatatatatatatatatatatatatgtatatatatatatatatatatatatatatatatatatatgtatatatatgtatatatgtatgtatatatgtatatatatatatgtatatatatatatatatatatatatgtgtatatatatatatatatgtatatatatatatatatatatatatatatatgtatatatatatatatatgtatatatatatatatatatatatatatatatatatatatatatatatatatatatatatatatatatatatatatatatatatatatatatatatatatatatatatatatatatatatatatatatatatatatatatatatatatatatatatatatatatatatatatatatatatatatatatatatatatatatatatatatatatatatatatatatatatatatatatatatatatatatgtatatatatatatatatatatatatatatatatatatatatatatatatatatatatatatatatatatatatagatatatatatatatagatatagatatatatagatatagatatatatatatatatatatatatatatagatatatatatatatatatatatatatatatatatatagatcgATATATAGAtcgatatatagatatagatagatatatatagatatagatatatagatatatatatatctctatatatctatatatagatctagatatatagatatagatatatatatatatagatatagatatagatatatatatagagatatatagagatatagagatatatagatcgatatatagatatatatagatcgataaatagatatagatatatagatatatatatatagatatagatctatatatatatctagatctagatatatatatatagatatatatatatatatagatctagatatatatatatatatatatatagatctagatctagatatagatatagatatagatatagatatagatatagatctagatatatatatatagatctagatatatatatatatatatatatatatatatatatatatatatatatatatatatatatatatatagatatatatatatatatatatatatatatatatatatatatatagatatatatatagatatatatatatatatatatatatatatgagatatagatatatatatatggagatatagatatatatagagatatagagagagatatagatatatatatatatatatatatatatagagatatatatagagatatatatatatctctctctctatatatatatatatatatatatatatatgtatatatatatgtatatatatatatatgtatatatatatatatatgtatatatatatatatatatatatatatatatatatatatatatatgtatatatatatgtatatatatatatatgtatatatatgtatatatatatatatatatatgtgtatatatgtatatatatatatatgtgtgtgtatgtatatatatgtatatatatgtgtatgtatatatatatgtatatatatatatatatatgtgtatatatatgtgtatgtatatatatatatgtatatatgtgtatatatgtatatatgtatatatatatatgtatatgtatatatatatgtgtatatatatatatgtgtatatatatatgtgtatctatatatatatatgtgtatatatatgtatatatgtatatatatatatgtgtatatatgtatatgtatgtatgtatatgtatatatgtatatatatgtatatatgtatatgtatatatatgtatatatatatgtatatatgtatatatatgtatacatatgtatatatatatgtatatatgtatatatatgtatatatgtatatatatgtatatatgtatatatatgtgtatatatatgtatatatgtatatatatgtatacatatatgtatatgtatgtatatatatatatatatatatatatatatatatatatatatatatatatatatatatatatatatatatatatatatatatatatatatatatatatatatatatatatatatacatatatatacatatatatatatatatatatatacatatatatatatatatatatatatatatatatatatatatatatatatatatatatatatatatatatatatatatatatatatatatatatatatatatatatatatatatatatatatatatatatatatatatatatatatgtatatgtgtatatatatatatgtgtatatgtatatatatatgtgtatatatgtatatgtatatatgtatatgtatatatatatgtgtatatatgtgtatatgtatatatgtatatgtatgtatgtatatatatatatgtatgtatatgtatatatatatatatatatatatatatatatatatgtgtgtatgaaaaattatgttaacatacaatataaataaatataaaatacacagtacatgaacatgtttatgttaacaatgtgtatttatgtcCCATGCAGGCATTCATAGAGGCTGTGATCAGCCGACTGAGGAGCTGTGTAGATGAAGACGTCTTCATACCTCTGTACCCCAAAAAGTTAGTTTCTTTTCCTGCTTCTTTCAGTTTAAATATTAAGTGATTATTTGAACGACTAACAAGGAGAAAGCAGATATGACTTCACCTCAGTGTCATTCCTTGTTAAGGACAGTGTAACACACAATTATTTCTCTAACCACTAGCCCGTGCTTGTATATGTTATTCCTTGTTTACAACCAAGAagtctcttctttttcttttccaacatacagtatagactCAGATACTTAATGTGTGTCTGCTTAATCATTACATAAAATACTTGATCACAACAACTACATTTAACTTTGATGTATTGTTTAAAGGTCAGGTCATTCAAAATGGTGTCATATTACTTTATGTCTTTCTGTGGGCTTTTCAATCTATTAtttatgctgtttgtttttctatccAGGTTCCTTGAAAACAGGTCGTCTCCTCAGTGTCGCTTCAGGGATCAACAGTTCTGGACGGCCATAAAAGTACCGCTCACTaacaaatgcttttttaaaaacacttgtgTGCCTTATATCATCTCAGTCTTTCCAAGTGGGGAGTTACATTTTTCCAGGCTGCTGTTTGTTAATCAGAGTTGTGTTGTGTATATATTAGCTACTAGGTAACATGGGAAAATGGGATTTGCTGCTTCCTGAGTCTGCACTGAAGGAACTGATGTTGGACAAACTGCTGAACCGATACCTGATGATCACCCTGTGCAGTCAGACACTGTGCAACAATGCTGTCCATGCTTGCGGAAAGGTCTttaaatttagcatttttaacgtggaatgtgtgtatttttggtgTCTGTGCACTTGATCTTAAGAATGgtctggttgttgttgttgtgtgtcccTCATGTTCTCCTGCTTAACCTAACactacttctctctctctttctccagatAGCAGATAGTCTGCCGCTCTCTTGGCTCAAAGGAGAGAGTGCCTGTTTGCCTCAGCTCCAGAATTTCAGAAACCACCTAGTTCAAAAAGTTCATaccatctgcaaacagcagccTCCTGAAGATCCAAACACCAGGTAATAAAAACAGCACGTTTctacaagaaagaaaaatcttttcAAATTGTTGTAAGGTCAATTTATTCACAGGGAAATGGGATAATAAGACTTGTGTCATGTCGTTAAGTTCACCTTTTAACAGCCAAACAACTGCCAAAGAAAtcgatttatttttgttgccttTTAAATCAAACTTCTTACTCttgatacttttatttattgaaaaggctgtgtgtttgtggttacTTGATGATGCACCAGCAGTTAGACATAAAATTTGCCTCCCCATTCCCCCATCATATGACGTCTGCAGCTTCACAACTTTCCAAGTAGCAAAATGTGGCTTAAATGTTTAGTTTATTTAGGGGTTATCTTTCTAAAGCAATGCAGATATCATGATTTTTCTTGATacatttacaacaacaacataactGTAATCCTCTAATCCAGATTTATTTGTCCCTGTGTACCATAGGTCTGCTGTGGTTGAAGTGCTGCAGATTTTGAGTCGAATCAGGTGCAATGACTCCATCATGGCTATAGCAGAGAAATAC contains:
- the gcfc2 gene encoding GC-rich sequence DNA-binding factor 2 isoform X1, with the translated sequence MFNKKPRRNFRRRKDNSSDEEDEQKNSGDGEEDEKAPAVVNKPSKLAQGRGISCNSKREATPPKPDSSDGEDGETLEVTEKIEERKKDKDWIKKKTNSILSFSDDKEAEEPTFKLKKSSDKAVLFQVRRKEASPAKTTPSTTDGGVPPSGSPRQDYDSQASPRALHHNDDDDDDGDDDDSDSDEGDARSPSASSASDSSHSATKPVVIPNAEEIKAARRQRRTTRAQKEFISLGRDGQSSAGSTPDHYSRDDEVDRADDDDDEPDDHERRIEFAPRLKSIRERIAEKLGESDGSLSGTDGEEQELWEETQIGKGVKRQPGEQSPSGSETSSYSCCSNSSRRRQKKRSTGVRIPKTLPPVSVSMVKKRITGTLDSLKEVHRARQAELRRMEGDLESAKASMETLEESSSDSQLKFYRAMILYVHNLVECLREKVVDINSLELELHALLSDQMEALFAQRQQRTKEQADRLQQLSYEQSGSSANGAETQGEADSGVKAEEDFDIPEDTHLSAEEEEQLQKKTADIMLRSQAVFSDVQDEFCNVKKILSRFEEWRGSYSDSYHRAYISLCLPKLLSPIIRLQLLPWNPLKDDSGDFENLPWFTAVETFCHGHGHEELEHTDRQTLSNVIEKTVLPKITAYVELVWDPMSLHQSVCLSDVCHRLKEDYSIFEGEQTKPVKAFIEAVISRLRSCVDEDVFIPLYPKKFLENRSSPQCRFRDQQFWTAIKLLGNMGKWDLLLPESALKELMLDKLLNRYLMITLCSQTLCNNAVHACGKIADSLPLSWLKGESACLPQLQNFRNHLVQKVHTICKQQPPEDPNTRSAVVEVLQILSRIRCNDSIMAIAEKYHYEDAIYSHQLLNQETV
- the gcfc2 gene encoding GC-rich sequence DNA-binding factor 2 isoform X2; protein product: MFNKKPRRNFRRRKDNSSDEEDEQKNSGDGEEDEKAPAVVNKPSKLAQGRGISCNSKREATPPKPDSSDGEDGETLEVTEKIEERKKDKDWIKKKTNSILSFSDDKEADGGVPPSGSPRQDYDSQASPRALHHNDDDDDDGDDDDSDSDEGDARSPSASSASDSSHSATKPVVIPNAEEIKAARRQRRTTRAQKEFISLGRDGQSSAGSTPDHYSRDDEVDRADDDDDEPDDHERRIEFAPRLKSIRERIAEKLGESDGSLSGTDGEEQELWEETQIGKGVKRQPGEQSPSGSETSSYSCCSNSSRRRQKKRSTGVRIPKTLPPVSVSMVKKRITGTLDSLKEVHRARQAELRRMEGDLESAKASMETLEESSSDSQLKFYRAMILYVHNLVECLREKVVDINSLELELHALLSDQMEALFAQRQQRTKEQADRLQQLSYEQSGSSANGAETQGEADSGVKAEEDFDIPEDTHLSAEEEEQLQKKTADIMLRSQAVFSDVQDEFCNVKKILSRFEEWRGSYSDSYHRAYISLCLPKLLSPIIRLQLLPWNPLKDDSGDFENLPWFTAVETFCHGHGHEELEHTDRQTLSNVIEKTVLPKITAYVELVWDPMSLHQSVCLSDVCHRLKEDYSIFEGEQTKPVKAFIEAVISRLRSCVDEDVFIPLYPKKFLENRSSPQCRFRDQQFWTAIKLLGNMGKWDLLLPESALKELMLDKLLNRYLMITLCSQTLCNNAVHACGKIADSLPLSWLKGESACLPQLQNFRNHLVQKVHTICKQQPPEDPNTRSAVVEVLQILSRIRCNDSIMAIAEKYHYEDAIYSHQLLNQETV